A DNA window from Octopus sinensis linkage group LG25, ASM634580v1, whole genome shotgun sequence contains the following coding sequences:
- the LOC115224414 gene encoding uncharacterized protein LOC115224414, with protein sequence MERVDLAMNPSQIEYFIGLYRDQEHLWNSRHQCYNMRSARTLALHEIASKMGDGWTAQLVKMKWHDLKSNYMREKRKSRESIRSETSEKFTPSWWLFGLMDSFLGPIYEEKRNSIISNNTIQQVSNQNIMAENEYNWSQEEDTKNFIINLNADKLSYNTGNADCLAQDTHTMFTVEQNAQTAATTSHKSTLPIRRNKLKNLHRMEHNSLETITNSNRLLQELQGSLTPAIEEDPDDIFAKLIGFELKKIRSDILKSELKLEIMSICHKFHIKQRAEAAH encoded by the exons ATGGAGCGAGTCGATTTGGCTATGAATCCGAGTCAAATTGAATATTTCATCGGGCTGTACCGCGATCAAGAGCACCTTTGGAATTCACGTCATCAGTGTTATAATATGCGGTCGGCGAGGACTCTGGCTCTTCACGAAATCGCCAGTAAAATGGGCGATGGCTGGACAG CCCAGCTTGTAAAGATGaaatggcacgacttaaaatcaAACTATATGAGGGAGAAACGGAAAAGCAGGGAGAGCATCAGAAGTGAAACCAGTGAAAAGTTTACTCCCAGTTGGTGGTTGTTTGGTCTTATGGATAGCTTCCTGGGCCCTATCTATGAGGAAAAGAGGAACAGTATAATTAGCAAT AATACCATCCAACAAGTATCAAACCAAAATATCATGGCGGAAAATGAATACAACTGGTCTCAGGAAGAGGACACAAAAAACTTCATAATAAATCTAAATGCTGACAAACTTTCCTACAACACTGGCAATGCCGATTGCCTTGCACAAGACACTCACACCATGTTTACAGTGGAGCAAAATGCTCAAACAGCTGCTACAACCAGTCACAAGTCAACGTTGCCCATTCGGCGCAACAAGTTAAAAAACCTGCATCGTATGGAACACAACAGCCTAGAGACAATTACAAACAGCAACAGATTGCTTCAAGAACTGCAAGGATCACTCACACCGGCTATTGAAGAGGACCCCGATGACATATTCGCTAAGCTAATAGGCTTTGAGCTTAAAAAAATCAGAAGTGACATTCTGAAGTCTGAACTTAAACTGGAAATCATGAGTATATGCCACAAATTTCATATAAAACAAAGAGCGGAAGCTGCTCACTGA